The DNA window CAGAGGGCCGCCGCGCAAAGGCTGGCGACGAGGCAGAGCTGGGTCCTCGGCCGCTCCTTCGACAGGAAACGGTAGAGCAGGAAAAACACCAGTGTGTTGACCGCGATCCCGATCAGCGACGATCCCACCCACGAAAGGCTCGCCGTGGCGGGAAACCACTCGCGCAGGACGCCGTTCACCAGCCGCATCGTGACGCCGGCGAGGAAAACGAGGATCACCACAAGTCCGGTTCCGAAGAGCATCGTCAGGGAGCGCAGCCGAGCCACCGCCATGCGCCGCAGGGCCGCCGCCAGACTCTTCGGGGTCTTGCGTTGGCGGACATCCCAGATCCGCATGAACCCTCGGTCGATTTGGAAAAACACAACCGAGGCCGTGAACAACAGCATCACCCCGGCAACCGGGCCGGTCACCAGCGCGCCGGAACCGACCTTGCCCAGGATATGTCCCAACGCCTCGCCCATCTGCGGGGAGACCTGCTGGGACAGGGTGGCGATGATCTGCTCCTTCGCGTCACGACCTCTCTCGACGAACGAGAAGAAATAACCGACCCCGGCGATCAGCGCCAGCATCAGCGGAAAAAGCGAGAGCCCGGCATAGAACGCCACTCCGGCCGCCAGAGAGGCGCACTCGTACTGCAGCCACGCCTTCCCGGCCTCAGCCAAACGCTCCTTCAGTTTTTCCCACACCTCCCCACCCTAACGGCATGCCGGAGTCGCACAAGTGACGGCTGGCCCGTTCGGATGATTCGACATTTGACACCGG is part of the Haloferula helveola genome and encodes:
- a CDS encoding YihY/virulence factor BrkB family protein, which translates into the protein MWEKLKERLAEAGKAWLQYECASLAAGVAFYAGLSLFPLMLALIAGVGYFFSFVERGRDAKEQIIATLSQQVSPQMGEALGHILGKVGSGALVTGPVAGVMLLFTASVVFFQIDRGFMRIWDVRQRKTPKSLAAALRRMAVARLRSLTMLFGTGLVVILVFLAGVTMRLVNGVLREWFPATASLSWVGSSLIGIAVNTLVFFLLYRFLSKERPRTQLCLVASLCAAALWECGSALMGLFSFGSNFSVYGVIGSFLVVQIWIYYNAMVLFAGAVLVRVGMRPLDSLPPVVSKSEASVEGL